DNA from Elaeis guineensis isolate ETL-2024a chromosome 2, EG11, whole genome shotgun sequence:
ATCGGCGTCCTCCCTCCTTGCCATCGTGCCAGCCAAGTCGCCCTCTCGCTCTCTCTCGCTAGCGCTATtggtcttcttcctccctccctctctgatCGAGCTCGGTGCCGGCCGTCAGTCATCCTCCCTTCTCGATCGAGTGTGCCACTAACTGAGTTGAAGCCCTCCCCGATCGGCGTCCTCTCTCCACGCCACCGTACAAGCCATCATCCTCCCTCCATGCTACCGTGCCAGCCATTGTCCTCCTTCTCCGATCGAGCGCGCCACCGGTCGGGTTGAAACCCTCTCTGATTGAGGCCACCACCGTCGTCCTCCTTCCACCACCACCAtcattccaaaaaaaattatttgtgacgaaataaattttttatttctaaaactTAATCAtttgcgataaaaaaattttgattgcaaaaaatattatatttttgtgataaaatttttatattttaataaaatataaaatttttatattttgtgataaaatatcCTTCGATTGAACGAAGACAACACTTCTAGATCAAAAGTGAGGGCCCAGTATTGTAAAAATTAATAATCAGTTTGATGTGGCGTTTAAGTATTTGTCCAGCACATGGCCCATGTTGTCTAGCACATTGCTGTCTCCTCAGTTAAGTGGCTATGGAGAACAGGCCCAAAAAAAACCAAAATCATTCGACCCCTAAGGTTGATCTCCTCCAAGCTCAGCTCCACCACCTAGACATCAAACTCATGCTAAGCAAAGCTTCCCCATAGAAGGAGCAGCTCAACTTCCAGTACCTCAAAGATGTGCCTAGTCCCATTGGATGCCAAGTTGTTGTGACATATCCCTAGGGTTATTGCACCATGTCAGTAGTCTATTATATATAGAATAATTTCGAGTTTGTTAGAATGCAATTCTAAAGGATTCGGACTTCAGCTATAAATACATCCAATAGCTCTTAAGAAAATGtaatgaatcaaaaaatcaaCTTGGCTGAGGGAGATTTTGCCTCTCAATTATTAATTTTCTTTATGTCTTCTTCATTTTCAATCCACAAATCTTTGCTAACTTAAAGATTGGATTGCTTGACTGTAGCCAATCTAGAGAGCCTTCACCCTTCGTCTGTTATCTTGCAAGTCTATGGAGGCAGTCCACACCAATGTTTTTGGATCGGCAACATTATATGACATCAAGAGTATCTCgagcttttgtttttcttttacaCAAATATGTGGATTAGTTACTTTTTACTCATGTTTGAGCTTAAAATCTTGCTTTGATGTTTCTTCAGCTCATTTGGAGTTGGAAATGTAAACATGACCTGAGATGGCATTTCACACAAGTATATTATATATGTGACCCTGTATTCTTTTTAATTATTCTTCTGTCTATTAAATATAGTATGAAATATACtagttataataatttttttagtaattTGAGACCTTTTCAATATCTTGGAGCGTGCTATTATTATTGAGATCAGCATTCCTCAAGACTCTTTCAATAGTTTTACAACTGATCAATTCTTTGTGAGCAGAAACACATATTTAATTAATCTACAGTCCAAGGAGATCTCGATTATCCCTAATAGCCTACTACTTGGGAGGCTTTTCCTGTTTTGGCTGAGTACTACAACATTTTCCTTGATAAACTAATCGGGTGGTTAATCCAACcttccaatcaaaaaaaaaaaacagcagaGAGAGAAGAATTCTCGGATAAAAACAGATATCCTAAGGTCTATCAAATGAAGATAAACTCTTGCTCTCCTTGGCTTTGTCTTTAGGTTGGCCACTCTCCGCTTCGCTGTGGAATATGTTAGACAACCTACCACGTGGCCTTGATGAAGCAAGGCCACCCTTATCCTACGGCAGACTTGAAGTGTTGTCATCATTATGCTAACAACTGGCGCATACGACTTTTCGGAGATGGATTTAGCCATCCGTATTGAATTTGGAAGGTGACGCATGGAAGATTTTCCAACAATAACGGCATTTTTTAATCTCCCGTTTTGGACCCGTTGTTGGGATCCGAAGACTCCAACAGAATCACGAGAAAATCGGGAGGGAATACGAAGACTTATCCCAAGAAGACCTTACAAAGCCATTATGAAAAATTCCGTCTTATCTGCGGACAAGCACAGGCCAGCGAGGTGAATAATTTCTTGCGCTCGAAGGCCGCCATAATTTGCTCGACCAGTTTTCTTAGCAGGGCCGACCTTGGACCATCATCCAAGGACAGCATGGTCAGATTGAGCGTATGGGACACGTCCATGGAAGAAAATTGGCACCAGCAATCTAGACATGGATCAGCACAAATGCTATAAGGATGCTGACTCCTCACGCAAGAGAAGTACAGCTCATGATGATAGGTGTAGATATGAGTACGTCCGTGTTAGCACTCATAAACTCCAACTTGAATAGAGACATAAAGCCACAATTATGTCACGCTTTTTTTCAGTGAGAAATGCATGTGAACAAGGCCCAATATGGTCCCCCACCTCCCCGCCCCCCACCCCTACACCATTATCCCAGAATTATTCTATGGTTGATGTTCCATGGAATATTTTCATTGTTACATCATTTTCCAATGAATTGAGACTTTTCAATGCTTCAAATAGTATCAGTACCGATgtttaaatttctaaaaaaaaaaaaaaggaacaaacaCCCACGAGCAAGAAATATCCCCTTGGTAGATTAGATGAGACCCTCCTACATATAGTGGGTCGGTTAGCTCAATCATTTGGAAGTAGGCCATTGTTTGGACAAGGTAATATCGCTTcttatttttaagaaaataatatGGCATTAGCATGAGATTTGATCAAATCGGCATTTAAACTAGTCGATGACATAGACTTGATTTGTAAATTTaagttttcttcttcttgatgtttaaaaaaaaaaggcgTTTGAAATTATTAGAATACCAGTAGGATGTCTGAAAAAAACAAACCAAAGAATGTTGACAAACATTCTACAAAATTGAATTATATTACTGGAACATGGTATGTTTACTAAGTATGTTACGTACCCCAATGGTCAAATCAAATACAAGTTTATAGTATCGAAAGCGATATGTAACTTTTAGTCTTATAGCCCGTGGGCATGTTAGGCACGTAGGTGACAGAGGAGCCCATGTGAAGCCTTCTAGCTTCCCATATACTTGGGTTTAACCTCTATCTGCTCCCCTCCTAGTATCACGaagttccaatctttgaattttgtcCGCGTCCCAAAATTTCCAAGCGACCACACTGCAACGTGGGCACCATCTTGCCTCAAATGACTCTGCACTTCCTCCTATCAATACCCCCTTCCCCCTCCCCGAGGCCAACATAACACACCCCATGGAGCTCCACTAGCTCTCTTCCTTATTCCAAAATGGCCTCCCAAACCtccttctctctcctcctcctcctcctctacccCTTCCTCCTCTTCACCCTCTCCCACGCCGCCACCTTGAACATCGTCAACAACTGCCCCTACACCGTCTGGGCCGCTGCGGTCCCCGGCGGTGGTCGCCAGCTCGACCGCGGCCAGTCCTGGCCCATCAACGTCAACCCCGGCACTACCGGTGGCCGCGTCTGGGCCCGCACCGGCTGTTCGTTCGACGGCAACGGCAACGGGCACTGCCAGACCGGTGACTGCGGTGGTAAACTTGCCTGCACGGCCTACGGCGGCAGCCCGCCCAGCACCCTCGCCGAATTCACCCTCAACCAGTTCCAGAACCTCGACTTCATCGACATCTCCCTCGTCGACGGCTTCAACGTGCCCATGGACTTCCGCTCCACCTCGGAGAGCAGCAGCCTATACATCCAATACACTACCGACAACTCCCTCGTCGACAGGTTCAACGTGTCGATGGACTTCAGCCCGACCTCGGGCTGCAGCAGAGGGATCCGGTGCACGGCCGACATCGTCGGGCAGTGCCCCAACGAGCTCAAAGCTCCCGGCGGTTGCAACAACCCGTGCACCGTCTTCAAGACTAATGAGTATTGCTGCAACTCCGGGAGCTGCGGACCGACCTTCTATTCCAGGTTCTTTAAGGACAGATGCCCGGATGCGTACAGTTACCCCATGGACGACCAGAACAGCACCTTCACTTGCCCCGGGGGGACCAACTACAAGGTTACCTTCTGCCCTTGAGGTCATGCGTTCGCCCATGCAAGCGAGGCTTCAAGCGTATGGGACGTGAGCAGGTACACGAGCTGCTCTCTAGGCCTCTGAGATTTGAAATAATTGTGTGAAAGAATGCAGCACATGAGCTGCCGACTGTCGCACCCTGTTGCATGTTTCACACAAGGTCACGCGTTTTTGCACACATATTTACAGTCGTTGCTGCGcacaattttattatatatattgataaaaaattaaaaaataaaaaaaaaatagatttattaTATCTGCACACATTTATATTTATGTAcagataattatttattattgtaTACTGGAGATAAGTTTGTACAGCTGATGGAGatcaagaattaaaaaaattttgaaattaggagAGGAtgttaaaatatcaattaataggGATTAAAAGTTGTAGTCCACTCAATGAAGAGACCGGCCACCAACATACTGGGAAAAATATTTATTGGGTTTACTGCAAATAACCATGATTGATGCAATCCAAGTCACTATCAAATGCCCGATCCTATTTAATGAACCACATTCATTGCATAGTTAGGAATAATTAGCACAAAAGATTATCAattagcgataaaatattttactataaattataatttatctCTAATAAGTACCATgaagcaacgaaataaaaaatccatcataaaatattatttaaataatattcttgttaataaaattatattttattgttaaTTTTTATTACCAAATTTTTGGTACCAAATACTTCCACTCCAACCTTTTGATGGAAATCTTTCAGTAACAAATTATTATGTCTTcacaataaaaaattattgacaCAAATACTATAAACTTTAGTGAACATATATTTTATTCACGAATTGATTGTTAATTTTAATGACGATGTTAAAATCATTTCCAAATATATACTTgtggatatgaaaattattttaatagtTTAAATATGCCATTCATAACTTCTACCGATTTATTTGGTATActtttatatataaattcatgtttattaattaataaaaggtGTATGATAAATAATTTGTTAAAATAGAATGGTGCATAAGATCTTTTATCTATTCTCAAGAAAAAAGAATCTCTACCATGTGGTGCTTATTAGAAAGaaatttaataaaattgattatatattatattttaattataaaatgaattaaaaatcataaattatctatttttaaaagaCTTTAGAAAATGGATAtacaattataaaaatatattgagattattttaaatattttaaataaaagttttcaaactattacaaaaaataaaatgaagttATTTACTTTTCCTTTTTTATCAAAAAGaacatgattgattttttataaaataattgattgttaaaatataaaatatcattatctATTTGAAATGagtatattttataatatgaataagttttgaataaatataataaaccATAACTCTATATTATAGCCTACTATTGTCGTAGTGACTGAGTAATAAACTAAGAGATCTTAGATTTGATCCTTTGTACAGAGATGTATATATATAAAGGAAattctttaccatatttaaaattataagcatATATATTTATCTATATTTGAAATGGATCTTCGGTCAAATACAAGCAAATAGTCTGATTTTGACTGATAAAATATTattgtcataatttttatatgaaaaaaattatcaccaAAATATATTATGACAAAAGtgcttttatcataaaaaaattatttttatagcaaaaaataatatatatgactcttAAAGCTAACTTCTGGTGATAAAATAGATGTTTAGAAAACGTTGCATGCCCTTAGAGCTCCTCCTTCTTTACAGCATGAGAGATACATGGCATCGACCTTCCCGACTGACAGTGgtattcttaaaaaattaaataaatcaattaaataaaaTACAAGAAATTCTATGGAATTAAATATGCTGGACGAAAGGGGTATATCAACAAGCCATGAAAACGGATGGGCCATGACTAAATGTTGGatgattttaagaagaaatttagatttcaatctaGTAACGTAATTAGAAGTATGTTAGGCAACCACCTAGATTGGTCGACCTACTATAGGTAGTTTTATGAATGGCCGGAAAAGCATCAACCTCTTGTGCCGACTGCTGGATTCAACCTAGTCAATCTAGTAGCTCTGGTCGAGTTTATTGCCAGTGTCAAAGTCACCTGGACTGGGCGTTATTGTTTAAACCTAGAATATTGAGCCGTCCAAAGAGCAGTTTCCGTAGATCCAGAATTTAAGGGTTTAATAAGATTGGTGACTAACCTACACCTTTTCTCCACAACAAGTTTTCATGAAGCCATTCTAGTGAAACAGCCCAAGGCCGAAGTTAAACCtttttcctccaaaagaaagaAGGCCTTGGTGATACATGCCTCTCCAACTCTCTATTGGGCAAAAACTTTGAAGTAACAAAACCTGCATTAATATGATGCCAAGGGTAGCTCCAAATATTCTTCTCCAAAAGATACTGAAATCAAtctcaagcaagaaaaaaaagagtCTCCTCCCGGAGCTTAGTCTTTAATTAGGTCGAAGGACTTTTGGTGCAATTAGGATCATCCGAGGAGCTTGTCTTGGAGTCTACTTTCATCCCACAAGAACAACACCACCTTATGATTTTCAAGAAACTTCTAGGGTGGCATTGGATTTCCCATCTATGATTGCACTGCTTTCTTATCCGATTATCAAATTCTCTATTCCTATTGCAGCTGCTAAGCCATCTTCTTCTACTTCAGCTCCCACCAGTAAGAAGATAAGCAATCTTAGCTTTTCTCCTTCCTTAGTAGTATTCTCACTTAGATTTTCATTGCAGGGTACTGTGAATCTATCCTGATCCTTTTTCAGTTCCATTGGTAGCATAAAAGTGAAGTTGGCCGCATCTTCCTAATTAACTTCTTCCAATGACCAGACTTTATCTAAATTATCTACTGGGGCTTTGAAAACTTATCATATGCTTCGGAGTCTTATTGGGGCCATTCTAAACAACCTCGTTATTTCTTCAAAATTGCTCGAGGCTCTATTAGCAATCGATGTTCTTCTACAAGCTTCTAATGCTTTAATCGGGAAGCTCTCTACTCCGGTCGACACTTAACAATCTTTGCTTTCCTTGTCAAAGGAAGTCGATGCAATAATGTCCTAAAAAGCAAATTTAGAGGAAAAGAAAGCTTAcctggatgaagagttgaaaccCATTTTTGATTATTTTGTGAATATTATGTCCCAATTATGTCAACCTTTACTAATGCTAAAATTGAAGAAAGTAAAGAGATTCGGTGCCCCAAAAAAACACCCTTTACTAATGCTAAAATTGCACCAGTAATGAGATTAATTACCTACGCAATTGATTAAGCATTGGTAATTAAGCATATTACCGATGCAAATTTAGCAACGATAAAGaagtttcgaaaaaaaaatttaaacaatcCACTACCAACACTTTTTTTTAAATGCCGACCCTACTATTATATCAATAATTCCATTTACTGATATTTTAGAAATTAGCATAATAATTATAGTCATTTTACCAATATTTTTGTCGTGCGTAGCTAATTCTATTTTTTATctattcaaaatttttcataggTAAATATTTCGTTGATAAAGTCTCAATTTTTTGTAGTGTTTGTATTTAGATTGGCAACTGTCCGCTTCTGCTGTGTAACAGGTTAGAAAAACTTCCACGTGGCCTTGATGAAGCAAGGCCACCCTTATCCTCCGACGGACTTGAAGTGTTGTCATCATTATCCTAACAAATTGTGCATATGATTCAACcaaaagtaataataataatggtgCATATGACTTTTTTGGAGATGGACTTGCACGTTCATAGCCATGCGTATTTAATTTGGAAGGTGACGCATGGAAGATTTTCCACAGGCCAGCGAGATGAAGAATTTCTTGCGTTCGAAGACCGCCATAATTTGCGAGACTAGTTTTCTTATCAGGCCGACCTTGGACCATCATCCAAGgacatcatggtcagattgggcGTATGGGACACGTCCATGGAAGAATTGGCACCAGCAATCTAGACACTGATCAGCACAAACGCTATAACGATGCTGACTCCTCACGCAAGAGAAGCACAGCTTATGATGATAGGTGTAGATACGAGTACGTCCATGTTACAGCTCATAGACTCCAAGAATTATTCTATGCCCACCACCCACAACACCCCCCACACACCCCCCCCTCCCCGCCCGCCCCCCCAAAACCTACACCATTATTTCAGAACTATTCTATGCCCACCCCTACACCATTATCTCAGAATTATGGTTGATGTTCCATGGAATATTTTCATTGTGACATCATTTTCCAATGAATTGAGAATTTTCAATGCTTTAAATAGTATCATTATCGAGGTTTAAATttctaaaacaaaaaaaaaaaaaaaggaacaaacaCCCACGAGCAAGAAATATCCCCTTGGTAGATTATATATGACCCTCCATCATATAGTGGCTCGGTTAGTTTAATCATTGGAAAGGAGGCCATTGTTTGGACAAAGTAATATTGCTTCCTATGTTTAAGAAAATAATGTGGCATTATGTTGGAGATGTCTGACTAAGaaaccaccttccaagatcttttcgataccgtaTGTTGCagcaggaagagagaagaaataaaacagaaataatcaaatacgtatATCAGCCTAAAAAAGACTcgcctccatgggacatgcaagtttcactataagaaaagagaaaaaattataagagataacaccctcaatcctcgtacacTCCAATCTCTTCCTCAtaagaagttctccctcacaaaagttctctctttATAAAGATCCCCTAAACTTCTAAAGCgatcgctgtccgctgtccaaCAATATGCCTGAAGCCTCTTATTCCTGCTCCTGTCGGTGCCTCACCTCTGTTGCTCTCTGGGTTCTCAACCAAACAAAACTACACGCACGCTCATCTCTGTTCACATAACAGGGCTTTTAAAGCCTCAAATCCGTGAGAAAATAGGAGTATAGACTTCTCACAGCACCCAAAAACCTCCCTGAACCCATAGATCACGACCGACAGTGCTCCAAGCAGTCTGATCGCGACATGATCCATGAAAATCACCATAGACCATGAGAAACCGAGGAAAAATGACCGCTGATCCACGGTAGACCGTGAGTAACCGAGGCGAAACATCCTCTCGATCTACGCAGGTCTCCGTGGATCGTTGGTCCATGCGCTATGCATGGATCGTGTGAAGGATAACGCACGGCCCATGCCCGCATGTGCCCGCATGGACCTGGGTCGTGCCTATGTGCCTCGGCTTCGACCGCGCACCGCGCGTGCGCTTGGGCCTAGGCCTGTGCACCGCATGCACCTGTACGTCCGGCGGTCGAGCCGTGTGCTGCTGCGTGCAGTTGTGCCATCGCTACCTCCGCCGACCCACTGCCGGCCCCCCACCAGCCTCCACCATTCAGATTTTCGTATCATCTTCTATCGAGTGGATATCCTTCATCCAAACTTCATTTGGAGTGATCtaaggctcgttggactccgttcgttgtTGCGGACTTTGCTGTGGGCTTAGTATAGATCGAATTtcgagatatcaaatcctaacacattAAAGATTCAATCAAATCGACATTTGAAATTAGTCCATGATGTAGCCTAGATATGTAAACAGGTACAAATTATaagttttcttcttcttgatgttaaaaaaaaaaaaaaaaaaacccgttTGAAATTAGTAGAATACCAGTTGGACGTgtgaaaaaaacaaacaaaccaaAGCATGTTGACAAACATTCtacaaaattaaattatattactgTAAAATGCTATGTTTAATTACTAATTATGTTACGTACCCCAATGGTCTGAATTTTGTGAAATCAAATACTAATTTATAGTTTCCGAAGTGATATATGCCTTTAGTCTTATAGCCCGTTGGCATGTTAGGCACGTAGGTTATAGAAGAGCCCATGCGAATCCTTCTAGCTTCCCATAAACTTGGGTTTAACATCCCTGGGCCACCTCTATCTGCTCCCTTCCTAGTACCATCAAGTTACAATCATTGAACTTTCTCCGTGTCCCAAAATTTCCCAGCGATCACTCTGCAACGTCGGCAAAATCCTACCCCATGCCGCACTGCAACGCGGGCAACATCCTACCTCATATCACTCCACACTCCCTCCTTATAAATACCTCCATCCCCCTCCCCGAGGCCTACACAACACACCCCATAGACCTCCACTACCCCTCTTCCTTATCCCGAAATGGCCTCCCCAACCTcattctctctcctcctcctcttcaccCTTTCCCACGCCGCCACCTTCAAGGTCGTCAACCAATGTTCCTACACCGTGTGGGCCGCATGGGCAGACCTTGGCAACAACGGTGGCGGCCAGCAGCTGAACCAGGGTCAGACCTGGATGGTCACCGTCAACCCCGGCACCGCCGCTGCCCGCATCTGGTGCCGTACTGGCTGCTCCTTTGACGGCAACGACAACGGGCACTGCCAGACCGGCGACTGCGGCAAACTCACCTGCACCTCCTACGGCTCCCCATCCAACACCCTTGCCGAATTCGCCCTCAACCAGTTCCAGAACCTCGACTTCATCGACATCTCCCTCGCGATTCAACGTGCCCATGGACTTCTGCTCCACCTCGGCCAGCTGCAGCCAAGATATCCAATGCAGTGCCGACGTCGTTGGGCAGTGCCCCAGCGCGCTCAAAGTGCCCGGCGGCTGCGATGACccattcaccatcttcaacactcCTCAATACTGCTGCCCTAGCGGCTCTAGCTATGAGCCGACCACCTATTCCATGTTCTTTAAGAATGTGTGCCTGAACGCATTTAGCGATCCGGATGATTATACCAACACCCAATTCATCTGCCCCGATGGAACCAACTATCAGCTCACCTTCTGCCCTTAAGGTCCTGCGTTCGTCCATGCAAGCGAGGTTTCAAGCATATTGGACTCTTGGGAGATGGTAAACTACTAAATAAagtgttgaaatgagctgtagatccctctgattaggaatgcaatcatctaattagagaaaaatatatttgtataattcttaaattgaatccctctgattaggaatgcaatcgtctaattagagaaaaatatatttatataattcttaaattgagcccatgaaaattaataaaaagggccCGTTCGGTCCTAGAGAAGTATCCCTTCTTCCTCTGAAATCTTCGTCTTCACcctcttttctattcttcttctgtttatacttctgtttgtcaacatggtatcagagcctatttaGAGAACAGAGTGCTCTGTTCTGCCTCTTCAACCGTCGATCGTCCACAACTCAAATCTCTCCTCTCAAACAGAGTGGGATCTGTTCCCTCTTCAAACCATCGCCGCTGCTCTCTCTGTGGATCCTTGCAAACCTTGAAAGCCATTCTCCGTTTCCGTTaaatctctcactctctctctagcATCCCTTCATCTTCATCACCGCCTCTGCTATGATCGCCGCATCCGCTGCCGCGGCCATCGTCGCCGCCGCCCCTGCTGTCGCTGCTTCTACCATCGCCACTGCAATCGCCACCGCTGTCGCTGCTACCGCCGC
Protein-coding regions in this window:
- the LOC140850906 gene encoding thaumatin-like protein is translated as MASQTSFSLLLLLLYPFLLFTLSHAATLNIVNNCPYTVWAAAVPGGGRQLDRGQSWPINVNPGTTGGRVWARTGCSFDGNGNGHCQTGDCGGKLACTAYGGSPPSTLAEFTLNQFQNLDFIDISLVDGFNVPMDFRSTSESSSLYIQYTTDNSLVDRFNVSMDFSPTSGCSRGIRCTADIVGQCPNELKAPGGCNNPCTVFKTNEYCCNSGSCGPTFYSRFFKDRCPDAYSYPMDDQNSTFTCPGGTNYKVTFCP